From Mucilaginibacter rubeus, a single genomic window includes:
- a CDS encoding CCA tRNA nucleotidyltransferase gives MQQHLRHPVFSVISRLAGEQNVQAYAIGGFVRDIFLNRPSKDIDIVVIGNGIAFAEVVASTLKVKLAVYKNFGTASLKYRDLEVEFVGARKESYRRDSRKPIVENGTLEDDQKRRDFTINALAISLHPDTYGELLDPFNGIVDLENKLIRTPLNPNETFSDDPLRMMRAIRFATQLNFRIDDIAVEAIKNTADRISIISQERITDELNKIILSPVPSIGFNYLFDTGLLHKIFPQMTALYGVDYVDGKGHKDNFYHTLQVLDNICETTDDLWLRWAAILHDIAKPATKRFEPGHGWTFHGHEDRGARMVPKIFAQLKLPLNEKMKQVQKLVQLHLRPIVLSQSIVTDSAVRRLLFEAGDDIEGLMLLCKADITTKNEYKVKKYRNNFELVQQKLKDVEERDSIRNWQPPVTGNDIMTIFGIKEGREVGIIKNQIREAILEGEIPNNREAALTFTIAKGLEIGLKVVTTPN, from the coding sequence ATGCAGCAACACCTCAGGCATCCCGTATTTTCTGTAATATCCCGTTTGGCGGGCGAACAAAATGTACAGGCTTATGCTATAGGTGGTTTTGTACGCGATATCTTCCTGAACCGCCCATCAAAAGATATTGACATTGTTGTTATCGGTAACGGCATCGCATTTGCCGAAGTAGTTGCCAGCACGCTTAAAGTTAAACTGGCGGTTTATAAAAACTTCGGTACCGCATCACTCAAATACCGCGACCTTGAGGTCGAATTTGTAGGCGCCCGTAAGGAATCGTATCGCCGTGATTCGCGCAAGCCTATTGTGGAGAACGGCACTTTAGAAGACGACCAGAAACGCCGGGATTTTACCATCAACGCACTGGCTATCTCGCTTCACCCAGACACCTATGGCGAATTGCTTGATCCCTTCAATGGTATTGTCGATCTGGAAAACAAATTGATCCGCACACCGCTTAACCCCAATGAAACTTTTTCTGACGATCCGTTGCGCATGATGCGGGCCATCAGGTTTGCCACGCAGCTTAATTTCAGGATTGACGATATTGCCGTTGAAGCTATTAAAAACACTGCCGACAGGATCAGCATTATATCGCAGGAGCGCATTACCGATGAACTGAACAAGATCATTCTATCGCCGGTGCCATCCATCGGTTTTAATTATCTGTTTGATACCGGGCTGCTGCACAAGATATTCCCGCAAATGACAGCGCTTTACGGCGTTGATTATGTAGATGGTAAAGGCCATAAGGATAACTTTTACCATACCCTGCAAGTACTTGATAACATTTGCGAAACTACCGACGACCTTTGGCTACGCTGGGCAGCTATTTTACATGATATAGCCAAACCGGCCACCAAACGTTTTGAACCGGGCCACGGCTGGACCTTTCACGGCCATGAAGACCGCGGCGCGCGCATGGTGCCCAAGATCTTCGCTCAGCTTAAACTGCCGCTTAATGAAAAAATGAAGCAGGTTCAAAAATTGGTACAATTGCATTTGAGGCCCATAGTGCTCTCACAATCAATAGTTACCGATTCGGCTGTACGGCGTTTGCTTTTTGAGGCAGGAGACGACATTGAAGGGCTCATGCTGTTGTGTAAAGCAGACATCACCACCAAAAATGAATATAAGGTAAAAAAATATCGTAACAATTTTGAGCTTGTTCAACAAAAACTAAAAGATGTTGAAGAGCGCGACAGCATCCGCAACTGGCAGCCACCAGTTACCGGTAACGATATCATGACCATATTTGGTATAAAAGAAGGGCGCGAGGTTGGCATAATCAAAAATCAGATCCGTGAAGCCATACTGGAAGGCGAAATCCCCAACAACCGCGAGGCTGCCTTAACATTCACAATTGCAAAGGGCCTTGAAATTGGCTTAAAAGTTGTGACTACCCCAAATTAA
- a CDS encoding IS1096 element passenger TnpR family protein produces MAVYRFRVTFEDYDDVTREIDVKSNQTFEDLHRAIHQSTGYNPEFPSSFYISNDQWTKGEEITYLPNQRRIDRGVSLMNKVKLLSFIDDPHQKFYYTFNFDRPFDFHVELLKIILDENAATSYPAVVKSVGEAPKQFGNAFNPTILPPTTEDFDFLNEMAFNPEDAEDFSEVTDSDDLPEEKQSGGHSDEEEEEDEFGNEFSDDEGFDDDERPGRGNSDDY; encoded by the coding sequence ATGGCAGTATACAGGTTCAGGGTTACTTTTGAAGACTACGATGACGTTACGAGAGAAATTGATGTAAAATCAAACCAAACTTTCGAAGACCTTCACCGCGCAATTCATCAGTCAACCGGCTACAATCCGGAATTTCCGTCATCATTTTATATCAGCAACGATCAGTGGACCAAAGGTGAAGAAATTACTTACCTGCCCAATCAAAGACGTATTGACCGGGGCGTGTCATTAATGAATAAAGTAAAACTGTTAAGCTTTATTGATGATCCGCACCAGAAATTTTACTATACATTTAATTTTGATCGCCCATTCGATTTTCATGTCGAATTGCTTAAGATCATTCTTGATGAAAACGCAGCCACAAGCTACCCTGCTGTTGTAAAATCAGTTGGTGAAGCTCCTAAACAATTTGGCAACGCCTTTAACCCTACCATCCTACCTCCTACTACCGAAGACTTTGACTTCCTGAACGAGATGGCCTTTAATCCTGAAGATGCCGAAGATTTTTCAGAAGTTACCGATAGCGATGATCTACCGGAAGAAAAACAAAGCGGCGGTCATAGCGATGAGGAGGAAGAGGAAGACGAGTTTGGCAACGAGTTTAGTGATGATGAAGGCTTTGATGACGATGAAAGACCAGGCCGCGGCAACAGCGACGACTATTAA
- the miaA gene encoding tRNA (adenosine(37)-N6)-dimethylallyltransferase MiaA — MNTSIPTLIVVAGPTAVGKTAAAIKLAQHFNTAVVSADSRQFFREMSIGTAKPDENELAAAKHYFINSHSISESFSVGDFEKQGLALLDELFKIHNKVILAGGSGLYIKAICEGFDDLPVADTAVREKLNLELEEKGLEVLQKKLKQVDPDYYNEVDLNNPQRIIRALEVFETSGKTFSSYRNATVNKRPFNVIKLMLDMPREKLYERINLRVDLMVKQGLVQEVQSLLPYRYLNALNTVGYSEIFDYFDGKISLDEALLLIKQNTRRFAKRQLTWFRKDKDFIWFDAGAPNVIDQMIKTIETPA; from the coding sequence ATGAACACTTCCATCCCAACCCTTATAGTAGTTGCCGGGCCTACCGCTGTGGGTAAAACAGCAGCAGCTATTAAACTGGCGCAACATTTCAATACCGCTGTAGTTTCGGCAGATTCAAGGCAGTTTTTCAGGGAGATGAGTATTGGTACCGCCAAGCCCGATGAAAACGAATTAGCTGCGGCCAAACACTATTTTATCAATTCGCACTCAATATCTGAAAGTTTTTCTGTCGGCGATTTTGAAAAGCAGGGACTTGCACTTTTAGACGAACTTTTTAAAATACACAACAAGGTGATTCTCGCCGGGGGCTCGGGCCTGTATATTAAAGCCATTTGCGAAGGCTTCGATGATTTGCCTGTGGCCGATACGGCTGTGCGGGAAAAACTAAACCTCGAGCTTGAAGAAAAAGGCCTCGAGGTATTACAAAAAAAGCTAAAACAGGTTGACCCTGATTATTATAACGAGGTTGATTTGAATAACCCCCAACGCATCATCCGGGCTTTAGAGGTTTTTGAAACTTCGGGTAAAACGTTTTCCTCTTATCGCAACGCAACAGTTAACAAACGGCCTTTTAATGTAATTAAACTGATGCTTGATATGCCGCGCGAAAAGCTATACGAGCGTATCAACCTCCGTGTTGACCTCATGGTTAAACAAGGACTGGTACAGGAAGTACAATCCCTCCTGCCCTATCGCTATTTGAATGCTTTAAATACAGTTGGCTATTCCGAAATTTTCGATTACTTCGACGGGAAAATAAGCCTTGATGAGGCACTGTTACTCATAAAACAAAATACCAGGCGCTTTGCCAAAAGGCAGCTTACCTGGTTCAGAAAAGATAAAGATTTTATCTGGTTTGATGCCGGTGCCCCAAATGTCATTGACCAAATGATCAAAACAATAGAAACACCGGCATAA